TTTTCCTCTTCAAGAGGAGAGAGATGGTCTCGTAGGAACGAAAAAAATGGGGGTAAGCCCCCGATTTCTTTTTTAACCCTGCAGAGGAAGAAGATAGAATTCCTCGTTGTACTGGAAGACCTTGACCGTGTCCCCTTTCCTCTCGAACTTCGGCGGCTTCTTGAGGTCGAAGACCTTGAAACTGGTAGGGTGCATGACCTGCACCTCCCTGTCCGTCTCCGTAAGTATGACGGCCTCGATCAGGTCCTCCTTGCGCCCAACGACCTTGGCCGAGATCATGTCGCTGTTGCTGACCATGACCCCTTGCGTGGTCTTCATGTTCGTAAGCTTAGTGGAATTGGAGCGCAGGGCGCCGACCAGATACAGCTTTTTCTCGTACTCCACCAGGTCACCGAAGCGATATGCGGGAAGGCGAACCACGAAAGTGACCCTGTACAGGTCCTTTCCCTGTTTCTGAGTGACGAGCTTGGCCGTTTCCTTGACCTCGGCGGCATACTGATCGGCGAGATGATGCGCCAGGTTGCGCCCGATGACGGACGATGAAAGGATCACGTCGATCCCGCCCTGGCTGGTGGTTAGACGATTGATCTTGGATATGAAAAGTTCACGATTGTCCTTCATGTGCTCATCCATCATCTTGAGGATGCGGTCCATGATCTCCTCTCTCAGGTCCTCGGGCATCTTGCGGTCCCGCGTGCGAACCTGCAATGTGCCCTCATAGTAATTGCCCATCAATTTATTGCAACGGGGGCAGGACGTGTTCTTGAAGCGCACGATGGTTTTCCGGTCCTCGTCCACCTCCAACCCCTCGATGGACAGTCCGATCGTCATGTTCACTTGATAATTGGCGTCGTCGATCTTCTCGGCGTGAAGGGCGACATTGAGCACCTGGGCGTCCTTGATGACGTTCAGCGCCAGCTCCGTGGCCCTTTCCGAGACCTCCTCTTTGGTCTTCACGGTCATCCATTTACCGCCCAGCAGGTAATCATCGCAGTGACAGCAATTGAACACGTCCACGTGGTCCGGAAGGATGGTGAAGACCTTGCCCTCCAAGAAGCAGCTCTCGCAAAGGGATTTGTACGTCGGGCCGTCGGCCCCGCACTTAACGCAGAAAGACATCTCAGTACCTTACCATCTGGGCGTGAGGAACGCCCCCTATCATGATTTTGCAGTCCGGGTCGATAAAGTTATGCTCGGCGGCGATGCGGCAGACCACTTCGCCGACCAGATTGACCATGGTGGCCGTGGCCAGCCGGCTCACGAGCATCTCCTCCCCGCCCTGGTCTCCGCCATAGAACTCATCGCTCACGTCCAGGCGCAGCTTGTCGTCCTTGAGCAAGCGTCCTAGCAAGCCCTCGTCGCAGGCGGCAACGAGTATGTTGCTTCCGCATCTGTGCACCTTCACTCGGATCATCTTCATCCTCGAACGGAAGTCTTAGGCTTGGATGATAAACCTTTCCTCAGTCGCTAGAGATGAGCTTGTAGTGTCCCGCCTGCACCTCGAAGATGTCGCCAGCCTGCTTCAGCTTCTTCAGCACTTCCCGCAGTTCGCCCTCGGACAGGTTGCGGTCCGCCGCCCTCTGGATCAGGGTAAGCTCGGAGACCCCGGAACGGGGATCGGAGTGTTCGTGTATCAGCTGCCGCACTAACGCGATGCGGTTCCGTTCGTTTCGAGTGGTCCCGGTCATCAGCTTGTCCACGTCGATGGTCCCCTCGTCCGAGGCCATCTTTCTCAGATAGTGCTCCACGATCTTGATGGCGCGGTCGGCGTCCTCATGGGCCACGACC
The nucleotide sequence above comes from Methanomassiliicoccales archaeon. Encoded proteins:
- a CDS encoding DUF424 family protein, with the translated sequence MIRVKVHRCGSNILVAACDEGLLGRLLKDDKLRLDVSDEFYGGDQGGEEMLVSRLATATMVNLVGEVVCRIAAEHNFIDPDCKIMIGGVPHAQMVRY
- a CDS encoding NMD3-related protein, with amino-acid sequence MSFCVKCGADGPTYKSLCESCFLEGKVFTILPDHVDVFNCCHCDDYLLGGKWMTVKTKEEVSERATELALNVIKDAQVLNVALHAEKIDDANYQVNMTIGLSIEGLEVDEDRKTIVRFKNTSCPRCNKLMGNYYEGTLQVRTRDRKMPEDLREEIMDRILKMMDEHMKDNRELFISKINRLTTSQGGIDVILSSSVIGRNLAHHLADQYAAEVKETAKLVTQKQGKDLYRVTFVVRLPAYRFGDLVEYEKKLYLVGALRSNSTKLTNMKTTQGVMVSNSDMISAKVVGRKEDLIEAVILTETDREVQVMHPTSFKVFDLKKPPKFERKGDTVKVFQYNEEFYLLPLQG